Proteins co-encoded in one Pelobates fuscus isolate aPelFus1 chromosome 5, aPelFus1.pri, whole genome shotgun sequence genomic window:
- the ZNF462 gene encoding zinc finger protein 462 isoform X3, whose product MEVLQCDGCDFRAQSYDDLKAHIQDVHTAFLQPTDVTEEISSQNRSVGTNSSTQSEGVFSSVKDEFMSTEENHGPSASQVTPGSYYSHNTGLFGQSTAANTKPTNKFFQCKFCVRYFRSKNLLVEHTRKVHGHGGASQSPGSSSYNITMHDGFGKVFSCQFCTYKSPRRARIIKHQKMYHKSSLKETNTTAASHAASVPMQIQEACKELPAEVVERSILESMVKPLTKSRGNFCCEWCSYQTPRRERWCDHMMKKHRGMVKILSSLRQDGMNMSELHNKTAIVSSPGTSFMPLNIGTHDLTNANMPSYRGPINNALPRDNSPKYPSMSYVPIKPKPSSNVGIMNLSDRSPYGIPDKSNSVVEMDNNSMLNDSSSDEDYIELDSENGFGSLDHPGISGEPLLGSENNKLLETKGIPFRRYMNRFQCPFCPFLTMHRRSISRHIENIHLSGKTAIYKCDECPFTCKSPLRLGAHKQCHSGTSPEWDSVSTLNENMPSSLNETFENSSVNGRKSAVMTEPCQQYPYKCTMCSYSTTTLKGLRVHQQHKHSFCDDIPSSNSNVVQQDSEPDSSSSTVKKSQTSILGLSSKNNFVAKTSRKSSNDFPLDLSPGKKRTRIDEIASNLQSKINQSKQQEEDAVINVEDDEEDEENEVEIEVELDKEDDVSEAMMEAGDTYTFQQIWNRDGTASQKGMNFRNIQNYSSSNGAEIELTLSDDDEDYYYQSVSHQDSNASVSFNHSGVFSENDQNNESSEYNEESGRLYYCKHCDFSNKSARSVSTHYQRMHPYIKFSFRYILDPNDHSAVYRCLECYIDYNNFEDLQQHYAEHHPEAMNVLNFDQTDLIYRCRFCSYTSPNVRSLMPHYQRMHPTVKINNAMIFSSYVIDRHDELSSESQTLREILNSAPKSMTTSTPAGPGASAPATFSKTATKPFATENENQKSPSSLNNVVVYDCDVCNFASPNMHSVLVHYQKKHPDEKASYFRIQRTMRIVSVDSGTALSQLAFDGGCSITPTTSNVVPSQDLNAEIYFCKHCSYSNRSVVGVLVHYQKRHPEIKVTAKYIRQAPPTAADMRNADIPPPSTPSKPPSSSQKKGSLQHRENEMFFCQHCDYGNQTVKGVLIHYQKKHRDFKVNADVIRQHTAAIRSLCDQGQKKQEVNTKLSPSTAENEKTKLRSLRCRQCSYSTPYVYALRKHMKKDHPTLKATVTSILKWAFLDGFIEAGYHCEWCIYSHSEPGGLLEHYQRRHPEHYVDYTYMATKLCAGPDTNPTQAASEPKPYKCKECTFEGPSIWDISNHYQSFHPWALKGDESVLLAIIREKDASEKANAEELISSQSQPLQKITANAEQGDSGDESGLSHEKPLQSSVHSVLSSSPYQCMVCQSEYNNLHGLLTHYGKKHPGMKVKAADFAQDIDINPTSVYKCRHCPYINTRIHGVLTHYQKRHPLIKVTAEDFVHDFEPPAEIAQNEAEENNRIFKQGYGAYRCKICPYTHGTLEKLKIHYEKYHDQTAPEMLSQLSPKEISSVDQDTLSDELPPQTVVTLEPGEVTETVNSKRNHLAPHTVFRCQLCKYFCSTRKGIARHYRIKHNNVRAQPEGKNNLFKCALCNYTNAIRKGLAAHYQKRHDIDAYYTHCLAASRTVTDKPSKVIIPTPPKEDSPELSEELKKAVEKKKCSLCPFQSFSKKGIMSHYMKRHPGVIPKKQNASKLGCYFTPVYAEENECQSSGEEILESEAPVIDAEPLEMELLPFRCIKCFKLSFSTPELLCMHYTDHHSKDIKRDFSILGITGTRSLTTTYQCKHCSSRLNNVAELTTHLNSHIEDFQKRAKRQERRKQLLNKQKSAETAIADGKHDKSGQDVMPKKEKVVVGYKCKFCVEVHPTLRAICNHLRKHIQYGNVPPLPPDFKDDKEEVGHVNDDPEKEPVGEREVSEADTKEINQEEELRPGGYPCTQCDRVLMSMQGLRSHERSHLALALFTREDKYSCQFCSFVSAFRHNLDRHIQTHHGHHKPFRCKLCPFKSSYNSRLKTHILKAHGGEHHAYKCSSCSFSTMTISQLKDHSLKVHGKTLPLPRLRAISQTSPRGRQSSRIGKETGLDESSYSEPPDVQQQLNHYQSAALARSNSNSSPAPLPVVKTLAELKQEPVLNCEFCEFSSGYIQSIRRHYRDKHGGKKLFKCKDCSFYTCFKSAFTMHVEAGHSTIPEEGPKDLRCPFCLYHTKYKHNMIDHIVLHRESFSAKQGSTKEERVVPIEVCRSKLSKQLQGVVFRCDKCTFTCSSDENLQQHIEKHNELKPYKCQLCYFETKQTEELDSHLREEHKVCRNFELVGLVNLDQLEQLKDKNETLSSDEEEASKSEDNTFASNDVETPGKRFQCEFCGRTFTQHFEWERHVLRHGM is encoded by the exons ATGGAGGTTCTTCAGTGTGATGGCTGTGACTTCAGAGCCCAGTCCTATGATGACCTAAAGGCTCACATTCAGGATGTACATACTGCATTTTTGCAACCCACAGATGTAACGGAAGAAATTTCTAGTCAGAATAGATCTGTGGGTACGAATTCTAGCACCCAGTCAGAAGGCGTGTTCTCTTCAGTTAAAGATGAATTTATGTCAACAGAAGAAAATCATG GGCCAAGTGCTTCTCAAGTTACACCTGGATCATATTATAGCCATAACACTGGTTTGTTTGGACAGTCAACAGCAGCAAACACCAAGCCAACCAACAAATTTTTCCAGTGCAAGTTTTGTGTTCGTTATTTTCGATCCAAAAACCTCCTTGTAGAACATACTAGGAAGGTTCATGGCCATGGTGGTGCAAGTCAATCACCTGGATCTTCAAGCTATAATATTACGATGCATGATGGCTTTGGGAAAGTATTCTCTTGTCAGTTTTGTACGTACAAGTCACCCAGAAGAGCAAGAATAATTAAACACCAAAAAATGTATCACAagagtagcctaaaagaaactaaTACAACAGCAGCTTCCCATGCAGCATCTGTTCCCATGCAAATCCAAGAAGCATGTAAGGAACTTCCTGCAGAAGTAGTGGAACGTAGCATTCTAGAGTCAATGGTAAAACCTCTAACAAAGTCCAGAGGGAACTTTTGTTGTGAATGGTGCAGCTATCAGACGCCACGAAGGGAGCGCTGGTGTGATCATATGATGAAAAAACATCGTGGAATGGTCAAAATACTATCAAGTTTAAGACAGGATGGGATGAACATGTCTGAGCTACATAATAAAACTGCAATTGTTTCCAGTCCTGGTACAAGCTTTATGCCTCTAAATATAGGAACACATGATCTAACTAATGCTAACATGCCAAGTTACAGGGGCCCTATAAATAATGCACTTCCCAGAGACAATTCTCCAAAATATCCATCCATGTCATATGTTCCTATTAAACCAAAACCTTCTTCAAATGTAGGCATTATGAATTTGTCAGACAGGTCACCCTATGGAATTCCAGATAAGTCAAATTCTGTAGTTGAAATGGATAATAATAGCATGCTTAATGATTCCAGTTCTGATGAAGATTACATTGAACTGGATAGTGAAAATGGTTTTGGGTCATTGGATCATCCAGGAATATCTGGAGAGCCATTACTGGGATCAGAAAATAACAAGTTATTGGAAACAAAGGGAATTCCCTTCAGAAGATACATGAACAGATTTCAATGTCCCTTCTGTCCTTTTCTCACCATGCACCGGCGTAGTATTTCTCGTCATATTGAAAACATTCATCTGTCTGGAAAGACTGCTATTTATAAGTGTGATGAATGCCCATTTACTTGCAAAAGCCCTTTAAGGCTTGGGGCACACAAGCAATGTCATTCTGGTACATCACCTGAGTGGGATTCTGTTAGCACCCTGAACGAAAATATGCCTTCATCCTTAAATGAAACTTTTGAGAACAGCAGTGTAAATGGAAGAAAATCTGCAGTTATGACTGAGCCTTGCCAACAGTACCCTTACAAGTGCACCATGTGTAGCTATTCTACTACTACTCTGAAAGGTCTCAGAGTTCATCAGCAACATAAGCATTCATTTTGTGACGACATTCCTTCATCGAATAGCAATGTGGTACAACAAGACAGTGAACCGGATTCTAGTTCTAGTACAGTTAAGAAGAGTCAGACATCTATACTGGGATTATCTTCAAAAAATAACTTTGTTGCAAAGACATCACGGAAAAGTTCAAATGATTTTCCATTAGACTTATCACCTGGTAAAAAAAGAACAAGAATTGATGAAATTGCAAGCAACCTACAGAGCAAAATTAACCAGAGTAAGCAACAGGAGGAAGATGCTGTCATTAATGTGGAGGACGATGAAGAAGATGAGGAAAATGAAGTAGAGATCGAAGTAGAGCTCGACAAAGAAGATGACGTATCTGAAGCAATGATGGAGGCAGGAGACACTTACACTTTTCAGCAGATATGGAATAGGGATGGAACTGCATCCCAAAAAGGCATGAACTTCAGGAATATCCAGAATTATTCATCTTCCAATGGAGCGGAGATAGAGCTAACATTGTCTGATGATGATGAGGATTATTATTACCAGTCAGTGAGCCACCAAGACTCCAATGCATCTGTTTCTTTCAACCATTCTGGTGTTTTTAGTGAGAATGACCAAAACAATGAAAGTTCTGAATATAACGAAGAGTCGGGAAGACTATATTATTGTAAGCATTGTGATTTTAGTAACAAatctgccaggagtgtaagtacTCACTATCAAAGAATGCATCCATATATTAAGTTCAGTTTCAGGTACATCTTGGATCCCAATGATCACAGTGCAGTGTACAGATGCCTTGAATGCTATATTGATTATAATAACTTTGAAGATTTACAGCAACATTATGCTGAGCATCACCCAGAAGCAATGAATGTCCTCAATTTTGACCAAACCGATTTGATATATAGATGCCGCTTTTGTTCTTACACAAGTCCAAATGTTAGAAGCCTAATGCCACATTACCAAAGAATGCACCCAACGGTTAAGATCAATAATGCAATGATATTTTCAAGTTATGTCATTGATCGCCATGATGAATTAAGTTCTGAATctcaaaccttaagagaaattttGAATTCTGCTCCAAAGAGCATGACAACATCCACTCCTGCTGGACCTGGTGCTAGTGCCCCTGCAACGTTTAGCAAAACTGCTACAAAGCCATTTGCCACAGAAAATGAAAATCAAAAATCTCCGTCATCTCTTAATAATGTGGTGGTCTATGACTGTGACGTGTGTAATTTTGCAAGTCCAAACATGCATTCTGTTCTAGTTCACTATCAAAAAAAGCATCCTGATGAAAAGGCTTCGTATTTCCGTATTCAGAGAACCATGCGTATTGTCTCAGTGGACAGTGGAACTGCATTATCACAGCTAGCATTTGATGGGGGCTGTTCCATAACACCAACTACTTCCAATGTGGTACCCAGTCAAGATTTAAATGCTGAAATTTACTTTTGCAAGCATTGTTCATATAGTAATCGCTCAGTTGTTGGTGTGTTGGTACACTATCAAAAACGACACCCTGAAATAAAAGTTACTGCAAAGTACATTAGACAAGCACCTCCAACAGCTGCAGATATGAGGAATGCTGATATTCCTCCACCAAGCACACCGTCAAAGCCTCCATCATCTTCCCAAAAGAAGGGCTCTTTACAGCATAGAGAAAATGAGATGTTCTTTTGCCAGCACTGTGATTATGGAAACCAGACCGTTAAAGGAGTTCTTATCCATTATCAAAAGAAACACCGGGATTTTAAAGTAAATGCAGATGTAATTAGACAACATACAGCTGCCATTAGAAGTCTCTGTGATCAAGGACAAAAGAAGCAAGAAGTCAATACAAAGTTATCACCATCCACAGCTGAGAATGAGAAGACAAAGCTTCGAAGTCTCAGGTGTAGACAATGTTCATATTCAACTCCTTATGTATATGCACTAAGGAAACACATGAAAAAAGATCATCCTACCTTGAAGGCCACTGTAACTTCAATATTGAAATGGGCCTTTTTAGATGGTTTTATAGAAGCTGGTTATCACTGTGAATGGTGTATCTATTCTCATTCAGAACCAGGTGGCTTACTTGAACATTACCAAAGGAGGCACCCGGAGCACTATGTAGATTACACCTATATGGCCACTAAACTATGTGCAGGTCCAGACACTAACCCTACTCAAGCAGCATCAGAACCAAAACCATATAAGTGTAAGGAATGTACATTTGAAGGACCTTCTATCTGGGATATAAGTAATCACTATCAATCTTTTCATCCTTGGGCGCTCAAAGGGGATGAATCTGTGTTGCTTGCAATAATTCGAGAAAAAGATGCTTCAGAAAAAGCAAATGCAGAAGAGTTAATATCTTCACAGAGTCAACCTCTACAAAAGATTACAGCAAATGCAGAACAGGGTGACAGTGGTGATGAATCCGGCCTGTCACATGAAAAACCTTTACAATCATCTGTTCACTCTGTGCTTTCTTCCTCCCCATATCAGTGCATGGTTTGCCAGTCTGAGTACAACAACTTACATGGCCTACTGACCCATTATGGGAAAAAACACCCTGGTATGAAGGTCAAAGCCGCAGATTTTGCACAGGACATAGACATTAACCCCACATCTGTATATAAATGCAGACATTGTCCTTATATTAACACTCGGATTCATGGAGTCCTTACTCACTATCAAAAGCGACATCCTTTAATAAAAGTAACTGCTGAAGACTTTGTGCATGATTTTGAACCACCTGCAGAAATTGCTCAGAATGAAGCAGAAGAAAACAATCGCATCTTTAAGCAGGGCTATGGTGCTTATAGGTGCAAAATATGTCCCTACACACATGGAACTCTTGAAAAACTAAAAATTCACTATGAAAAATATCATGACCAAACCGCTCCTGAAATGCTTTCTCAGTTGTCTCCAAAAGAGATTTCATCTGTTGACCAAGACACCCTTTCTGATGAACTTCCACCTCAGACAGTTGTCACTCTTGAACCTGGTGAGGTGACAGAAACTGTAAATTCTAAACGAAACCACTTGGCCCCACACACGGTCTTCAGATGCCAGCTATGTAAATACTTCTGCTCTACCAGAAAAGGAATTGCTAGACATTACCGAATCAAACATAACAATGTTAGAGCTCAGCCAGaaggaaaaaataatttattcaaaTGTGCACTGTGTAACTATACAAATGCTATTCGCAAGGGCCTTGCTGCTCATTACCAGAAGCGTCATGATATTGATGCATATTATACACATTGTTTAGCTGCCTCTAGAACCGTTACTGACAAACCTTCTAAAGTAATCATTCCTACCCCACCAAAAGAGGACTCCCCTGAGTTAAGCGAAGAGTTAAAAAAGGCAGTGGAAAAGAAAAAATGCTCTCTATGTCCCTTCCAATCCTTCAGCAAAAAAGGGATAATGTCTCATTATATGAAACGTCATCCTGGTGTtattccaaaaaaacaaaatgccaGCAAGCTTGGTTGTTATTTTACACCTGTGTATGCTGAGGAAAATGAATGCCAAAGTTCTGGTGAAGAAATTCTTGAATCAGAGGCACCAGTTATTGATGCAGAGCCTCTGGAAATGGAATTGCTTCCATTTAGATGTATAAAATGTTTCAAACTCTCTTTTAGCACTCCTGAGCTTCTCTGCATGCATTACACAGACCACCACAGCAAGGATATAAAGAGGGACTTCTCCATTTTGGGTATAACTGGCACCCGATCCTTGACCACTACATatcaatgcaaacattgcagcaGCAGGCTAAACAATGTAGCTGAGTTGACAACTCATTTAAATTCTCATATAGAGGACTTCCAGAAGCGTGCCAAACGTCAAGAGAGGAGGAAGCAGCTCTTGAACAAgcaaaaaagtgcagagactGCCATAGCAGATGGAAAGCATGATAAG AGTGGTCAAGATGTCATGCCAAAAAAGGAAAAAGTTGTTGTGGGCTACAAATGTAAATTCTGTGTGGAAGTCCATCCTACCCTCCGTGCTATATGTAATCATCTCCGCAAACATATACAGTATGGAAATGTTCCACCTCTTCCCCCTGACTTCAAG GATGACAAAGAAGAGGTTGGTCATGTGAATGATGACCCAGAAAAAGAACCTGTGGGAGAAAGAGAAGTTTCTGAAGCAGATACAAAAGAGATTAACCAGGAGGAGGAATTAAGACCTGGTGGATACCCCTGCACCCAGTGTGACCGTGTTCTAATGTCTATGCAAGGTCTACGATCCCACGAAAGGAGTCACTTGGCACTGGCTCTGTTTACTCGAGAAGACAAATATAGCTGTCAGTTCTGTTCATTTGTCTCTGCCTTCAGACACAA TTTGGATCGTCACATTCAGACTCATCATGGACATCACAAACCATTCAGATGCAAACTGTGCCCTTTCAAGTCATCTTACAATAGCAGGCTGAAAACACATATTCTAAAAGCACATGGCG GGGAGCACCATGCCTACAAATGCTCTTCTTGTTCATTTTCAACAATGACCATCAGTCAGCTGAAAGACCACTCTTTGAAAGTTCATGGTAAAACCCTACCTTTGCCCCGACTGCGTGCTATTTCTCAGACAAGCCCACGTGGCAGACAGTCATCACGGATTGGGAAGGAAACTGGTCTAGATG AATCTTCATATTCTGAACCACCAGATGTTCAGCAGCAACTGAATCATTACCAATCCGCTGCCTTGGCTAGGAGTAACAGTAACAGTAGCCCTGCACCTCTTCCTGTTGTGAAAACCTTGGCTGAGCTAAAACAAGAACCAGTTCTCAACTGTGAATTCTGTGAGTTTTCTTCTGGATACATTCAGAGCATTCGGCGTCACTATCGAGATAAACATGGAGGAAAGAAGCTTTTCAAGTGCAAAGACTGCTCTTTCTACACATGCTTTAA ATCAGCGTTTACTATGCATGTTGAAGCTGGGCATTCAACAATCCCCGAAGAAGGACCCAAAGATCTTCGCTGTCCGTTCTGCCTTTACCACACCAAATATAAACACAACATGATAGATCATATTGTTCTACACAGAG AGAGCTTTAGTGCAAAACAGGGGTCGACAAAag AAGAAAGAGTTGTTCCAATAGAAGTCTGTCGATCCAAGCTATCAAAGCAACTGCAAGGTGTCGTATTCCGGTGTGATAAATGTACTTTTACCTGCTCCAGTGATGAAAATCTGCAGCAACACATAGAGAAGCATAATGAGTTGAAACCCTACAAATGCCAGCTCTGCTACTTTGAAACCAAGCAAACAGAGGAGCTAGACAGCCATCTCAGAGAGGAACATAAG